DNA from Vitis vinifera cultivar Pinot Noir 40024 chromosome 19, ASM3070453v1:
TGTTTCAGCCCAGATACAGAATCGCTTTTCATTGGAGTGTGGGATCGTACATATGGTAGCCTAATGGAGTACAACAGATGTAGGAATTACGCGTACCTTGATTCCCTGATTTGATTCAAATGTAGAGTGTACAAGTGAATGAGTGTGGTTGAGAGCTCTAGGATGCAAAGAAATGCAGCAACAATCGAACATGGAGGATGAGGGGGAAGAGGGTCCAGGTGTAAATGTGACTGTGATGTGTAGTTGTAGGTTATATTGGTGGTTATCTCAGTGTGTGTAGGGGTGGATGTATGCAAGGGtgggaaggatttctcatgGGAACAGAACTAGAAGTTGTCAGGGTGCTGCCAGATTTTAGATCTCAGGTGCTTTgactgtatatatatatatatggtaaacTTTTGAATATGGaatgattttttcttcttttggttgCAATCTGGGCAGGTTGGTCGGGTTGATGACTAACCCAAACTTAATctgaattaaaaaacaatcaacCCAACCCGACCTCTAATCTGAGTTATTCAACCTAAGTCCAATccaatctcatttttctaagtTTGAGTTACACTTataattcaaaatctatttataatatattttaaaaaagcttttttctatatatttatatgaaaatttaaattgtaaataggaaaaaattttaagatagtaagaaaaaaaaaactcataaatttatatatttttcttaaaaaaataaaaatatataatataatataatttgaaaattaaatattatatttttttattttagtttaaaaaattataatttagagAAAAATGGTAGCTTAATACATTTctaaatattccaaaataataattagttaTGAAATTGCTAGTCTGATAATAATTAGggcttttaattatatttggttaataagaaaatattagaatttttttaagataatactTGCTTTTATGTAGTATATATTCAGATTTTATGGACTTTGTGAttgaaatttatgtttattgtcaaattttttgaagttaAGACTATTTGTGATTGAAATatattgttgaaattttttatctttgaatttAAGGATTTGtaatagaaatatttaattattattaaaattaattcattagttttcaaaattttaatttgggaCATAATATCAAACTCacttttattcttcaaaattaattgGAATAGTTGATTATAGTGGATATTTAAATAAGCATAAATTAtgttttagaatttaaattaaataaatttaaatagaatgaatgataattagtttattttgattttattgttcgataaaaatattgaattttcaaaaaattgcaatagatttatttataatccaaattttaggttttaatattttattttcaattttaaatgaggaatttacaaaatttatagaatttgatttcattaaaaatttcggttttgtttttgaaaatttgcatatttattttaaatcaattttttatccaaattttaagtgtttttatattgttggttttattttttttattaacaattaatgaaaaataaataaatctaaatttagGAAAAGCGGGTTTTGActtattaatatgaaaatatataaaaaaaaaatcctgaattttttaaatgaacaactagaatttaaatgttttccctctttttattattattattgttattgttattgttattgttattattattattttctctaaaaacaaacaacccgaactttttttttcttctctccatCAACAAATATTTAATACGTAATCTAAACTCATctaccttttaaaaataacaatatgtTACCTCTATCTTTATGCCTtgaattaaagttaaaaaccaaaagaaaatgtCCCAAAAAACCTGAATCCttgaaattaatgaaaaaaaatcttaaagagATTATAGGAAAAGTTATAAATCTTATTCTCATTAAAACGCAAACTCATTTACAATACATTAAGGTTTTACCACTTATAATGTCTATACTTTTCAAATTACTTTacttttgctatgaaaatgCTTATTATCAGAGAAAAAGTCTCTCAACTTTTCTTATggggtgtttgtttttaaagaaagaaaatctcttaacttttttttatagggtGTTTgtttatggagaaaaaaaatcctaaataataataataataaatatatctaAAAGGTAGGGAAACATTATCAAACATGGTTGATGATAGGACAAGTAAAAGGGACattttaggaaaataatttcatgttaaaaataaattatattttattttatttgaggaATTGAATTTGAGTACTTACTACGataaagaaatgagaaagaagaaaaataaaaataaaaaatccaatgcAAGGGGGAATTGAACCCGACGTGAATCGAACACGCAACCTTCTGATCTGGAGTCAGACGCGCTACCATTGCGCCACGGATCCTTGGTGAGAATTCTTCTCTTCTAtttctatattatatatacccACTCCCGTCTTACAATTTTAAAGATGCAGTGTCTGGTGTAGGAATCTGTGATCCAAAAGAGGACCAATAAAATAAGGCCAACTCACCTCCCAAAATCTTTCTTCCGCCATTCCCCTCCTCACAATATCTTAATCTAACCTCCTCCTCATGATCTTTATTCATATCTTATGTATATCCTCATCCCTCTCCCTCTTTCTCCCTGTAATTCAATCTGATCATTTCTTTCTCTCCCACCTACACCTCGCAATGGCATCCTCCGCCTTCTTCTCGGCACCGACCTTCTCATCCGCCGCCACCACCCTCCAGAAGCACCTTCCCCACCAATCCTTCCAAGGTCTCAGACCCCTCAGCAAGCCCACTGACCTCTCCCTCACCATCCCCAGAATGTCCACCAGACCCATCCCCAAGAGGAGCGCCGGCGTGGTGAGAGCCGAGCTGAACACCTCTCTGGTGATCAGCTTGAGCACTGGGCTATCCCTCTTCCTTGGGAGGTTCGTCTTCTTCAACTTCCAGAGGGAGAACGTGGCCAAGCAAGTCCCTCAGCAGAACGGCTTGACCCACTTCGAGGCTGGCGACTCAAGGGCCAAGGAGTACGTAAGCCTCCTCAAATCCAACGACCCTGTTGGTTTCAACATCGTTGATGTCCTGGCTTGGGGCTCCATCGGCCACATCGTGGCTTATTACATCCTTGCCACCTCCAGCAACGGCTATGACCCCAAGTTCTTCGGCTGATTTCAGTACCCCCTGTTGCTCTGTAAACTGTGTATACATGATTGATTAGTTGTTGGGAAATGGagctccttcttcttcttccgtttctttttttttgttggttgcTCTTGTCGTTGGGGAAATTCATGTGTTTTAATATCAGCATCTTCTATGTGCTTGCCTTCCAAGAATTTCACAGCTCCATATATACAAGGGGCATCCAGAATATATACATATAGCAACTTAATTTGCCTACATATATAACTTAAGCTCAGAAATTAACCATACAAAAGGAGGAAGAGGGAGGAATTCACTGAAATGGGTTGTTTTACTCCATCTAAACTTAGTTGCGCAGAGCTTCTTAAATACGCAAATGGTTTCTATTGTCATAGGAGTGTTGTTGGCCTTTGCATATTTCTTTTTGGCTCGATATACTTGGCTTGCGACAAGTGAAGTCCTTCACTCGTTTGAGTCACTTGTATGCCAATGAAATAGTTAACCTCCTCTAAAGCTTTTAGAGGAAATTCACTGTTTAGACTGGCAGCTAGCACAATTGCAGGATTCTTGTTTGTGACTACTCTGTCATCAACGTCAACTAGAATAAAAGTAGAGTGACTTGATATGATTCTAACGAAACAATGATTGATATGACATAGCTAAAAGCCTAAAACAAATCCAAGATAAATCAGGGTGATATGAAGTTTCTCAAGCCTAGCACATGGTGCTTGCTTTGAATCATACATTCTTTATGCAATCAACTCGGTTTCCACCATAAAAACCTCCTCTAATCCCATAAAGGAATGCGTTATTCACATCCAGCTGTATGATCCCTTATCCTTTCGTGACTGCCATTGTGAGTACAACTCTTAAATCTTGAGGGCTTCTCTAGTAGACTAAAAGTCTCATTGAAATCAAAGCCCACCATTTGATGAAACCCTTTGGTTACGAAATGGGCCTTGTATTTGTGAA
Protein-coding regions in this window:
- the LOC100244683 gene encoding photosystem I reaction center subunit V, chloroplastic; this translates as MIFIHILCISSSLSLFLPVIQSDHFFLSHLHLAMASSAFFSAPTFSSAATTLQKHLPHQSFQGLRPLSKPTDLSLTIPRMSTRPIPKRSAGVVRAELNTSLVISLSTGLSLFLGRFVFFNFQRENVAKQVPQQNGLTHFEAGDSRAKEYVSLLKSNDPVGFNIVDVLAWGSIGHIVAYYILATSSNGYDPKFFG